TCCGTCGCATATTATCGACCCCCGATGAAACACTGTCAATCATTTTCATGGGGCCAAATTGATTGAAATAAAAGGGGTTTTAAGCTATATAAGCACAGGGTGCGATGATGACGAGAAAAAAAGCGAAAATCAGTATGTTTCTTCCTGCCCTGGCCGTGGTGATGCTCCTGTCCGTTCCTGCGCATGCCGATATCTATAAACAGGTCGCGCCGGACGGTTCGATCACCTTTACCGACACCCCGACTGACAATAACTGGCAACTCTATTTCAGCCGGGACAGTACCGTCTATGATATTATCCGCTTCTTTGCCGATCAGTACGGCCTTGAAGAAGCCCTGGTTCGCGCGGTGATCAAGGTTGAAAGTGACTACGATCCGAGTGTTGTCAGCAGTAAAGGCGCCATGGGCATGATGCAGCTTGTTCCGACCACCGCCGCCGAGATGGATGTTGTCAATCCCCTCGACCTGGTGGACAATATCAGAGGCGGCAGCCGCTACCTGCGAAAAATGCTCGATCGCTTTCACGGTGATCTGGATCTGGCCCTGGCCGCTTATAATGCCGGTCCCGGTGCCGTCAGCAGGTATGGCGGCGTTCCGCCCTATGCTGAAACCATGAACTACGTGCGCAAGGTCCGAAAATACCTGCGGATCTATCGCGTAGAGGAAGAGTCCCTGATGTGAACTGGCGTCGTGGAGTATTGGGCCTGCCCAACCTGTTGACCATGGCACGAATTGCCGCGGTGCCCGTTATTGTCGTGCTGCTGCTGGACGATTCCCGCAGCGCCGGCATCTGGGCGGCAGCCGTCTTCGGTCTGGCCGCCGCCACCGATGCCTTTGACGGCTGGTTGGCGCGTCGCTGGCAGGCCGAGACGGTGCTGGGGAAATTTCTTGACCCCCTGGCCGACAAGCTGATCGTCATGGGCTCGCTGATTATGCTGATTCCCCTGGGACGGGTGCCGGCCTGGGCGGTGTTCGTGATTATCGCCCGTGAAACCGTGATCACCGGTCTGCGTTCCATTGCCTCGTCGGAAGGCATTGTTATTGCCGCCAGCCCCCTGGGCAAGTACAAGACCATTTTCCAGATGACCGCCCTGGTCGGCCTGATGCTGCACTATGACTTCTACTGGTTCTTCGGACTGCGGTGGGAAATTTTCCATGTCGACATGCAGTTCTGCGGCCTGTTCTATTTTTACCTGGCGTTGGTTTTCACAGTCTGGTCCGGGGTCGATTACCTGACCAAGTTTTTTCGCCTGTTTGCTGGAAAATA
This sequence is a window from Geothermobacter hydrogeniphilus. Protein-coding genes within it:
- a CDS encoding transglycosylase SLT domain-containing protein, which codes for MTRKKAKISMFLPALAVVMLLSVPAHADIYKQVAPDGSITFTDTPTDNNWQLYFSRDSTVYDIIRFFADQYGLEEALVRAVIKVESDYDPSVVSSKGAMGMMQLVPTTAAEMDVVNPLDLVDNIRGGSRYLRKMLDRFHGDLDLALAAYNAGPGAVSRYGGVPPYAETMNYVRKVRKYLRIYRVEEESLM
- the pgsA gene encoding CDP-diacylglycerol--glycerol-3-phosphate 3-phosphatidyltransferase, coding for MNWRRGVLGLPNLLTMARIAAVPVIVVLLLDDSRSAGIWAAAVFGLAAATDAFDGWLARRWQAETVLGKFLDPLADKLIVMGSLIMLIPLGRVPAWAVFVIIARETVITGLRSIASSEGIVIAASPLGKYKTIFQMTALVGLMLHYDFYWFFGLRWEIFHVDMQFCGLFYFYLALVFTVWSGVDYLTKFFRLFAGK